A stretch of Gemmatimonas aurantiaca T-27 DNA encodes these proteins:
- a CDS encoding YncE family protein encodes MPPSQSLPRRATVTMAMAALTASLCALLPQALMAQAPAGMRGTLVVTNKTPGTATIIDVASGRTLATLPTGHGPHEIVLTHDGRTAIVTDYGTGPQPGSTLTFIDVPSKRVTRTAPLGEYRRPHGLVLLPGDSLVAVTSEANRALLLVRVATGEIAKVIPTEQNGSHMVGITADGTRGWTGNMGSHTVSELDLVAGKSLRTIAVPAQPEAINVTPDGREVWVGSNATGFVSVVDTRTGAVSTAAEGFGWPYRVLYSPDNRLVVMPDLRKEELRFIDRASRKELGRLTLTGKAPQGIIFSPDGKYVFLSYSQDATVAIIDVAARKVLGEIKAGETPDGVVYTPNVTTP; translated from the coding sequence ATGCCTCCGTCCCAGTCTCTCCCGCGCCGCGCTACGGTCACCATGGCCATGGCCGCGCTGACGGCATCCCTGTGCGCGCTGCTGCCACAGGCCCTCATGGCGCAGGCTCCGGCTGGCATGCGCGGTACGCTCGTCGTCACCAACAAGACGCCGGGTACGGCTACCATCATCGACGTGGCTTCGGGACGCACGCTGGCCACGCTGCCAACGGGCCACGGTCCGCATGAAATCGTCCTCACGCACGATGGGCGCACCGCCATTGTCACCGACTACGGCACCGGTCCGCAGCCCGGCAGCACGCTGACCTTCATCGACGTGCCATCCAAGCGGGTCACGCGCACCGCACCACTGGGGGAATACCGTCGTCCACATGGCCTCGTGTTACTACCGGGCGATTCGCTCGTGGCCGTGACCTCCGAAGCCAATCGCGCGCTGCTGCTGGTGCGCGTGGCCACCGGTGAAATCGCCAAGGTCATCCCCACCGAACAGAACGGTTCGCATATGGTGGGCATCACGGCCGACGGCACACGTGGCTGGACTGGCAACATGGGCAGCCACACGGTGTCGGAACTCGACCTGGTCGCCGGCAAGTCGCTGCGTACCATCGCCGTGCCGGCGCAGCCCGAAGCCATCAATGTCACACCCGATGGCCGTGAAGTCTGGGTGGGCAGCAACGCCACCGGATTCGTGAGCGTGGTGGATACCCGCACCGGTGCGGTCAGCACAGCGGCCGAAGGCTTTGGCTGGCCGTATCGGGTGCTCTATTCGCCCGACAACCGGCTCGTGGTCATGCCCGATCTGCGCAAGGAAGAACTGCGTTTCATCGATCGCGCGTCGCGCAAGGAACTCGGCCGCCTCACACTCACCGGCAAGGCGCCGCAGGGCATCATCTTCTCGCCCGATGGCAAGTACGTGTTCCTGTCGTACAGCCAGGACGCGACGGTGGCCATCATCGATGTGGCCGCGCGGAAAGTGCTCGGCGAGATCAAGGCCGGCGAGACACCCGACGGTGTGGTGTACACGCCAAACGTGACCACGCCGTAG